The following coding sequences are from one Alosa alosa isolate M-15738 ecotype Scorff River chromosome 3, AALO_Geno_1.1, whole genome shotgun sequence window:
- the srpx gene encoding sushi repeat-containing protein SRPX isoform X2, translating to MDTWLCVCVLLGLQLSCCFGYEGSGYYVDDEDSYARRYAGTPWCAPVKVKHGQVSCQTPRGERHNNVLGTRCKIRCNRGYEMHGHHEILCHANKQWSGNYACREVRCMKLSVPVNGGYKCTDGSYFNSRCQFYCSPGYTLRGDKSATCLHTHTWSAGQTMCVDEEAPVIKCPTVKDRTAEPGKLSVRITWDSPEGKDTADGILTDVDLKGKPPGSYFPEGNHKLSYTVFDRAGNKGSCRFNIRVRVKRCTPLAIPDNGWMRCDSAGDNYGATCEFRCLGGYELQGSAARVCQSTQDWSGQETVCAPMKINVVVRSAAALLDQFYEKRRLLIISAPTAANHYYRFQMTNLQHAQCGLDLRHVTVVELVGIWPAQIGRIRHQLIPPPLALQLRLLMRLSTNSFNMVLLDKQGTDRQRYTFPVTSAEIFTTIDTFTQRIEEMQLQKEAGHSC from the exons GGTCCGGCTACTACGTCGATGACGAGGACTCGTACGCGCGGAGATATGCAG GAACTCCGTGGTGTGCCCCTGTGAAGGTGAAGCATGGCCAGGTGAGCTGCCAGACGCCGCGGGGCGAGCGCCACAACAACGTCCTGGGCACGCGCTGCAAGATCCGCTGTAACCGTGGCTACGAGATGCACGGCCACCACGAGATCCTGTGTCACGCCAACAAACAGTGGTCAGGCAACTACGCCTGCAGAG AGGTGCGCTGTATGAAGCTGTCGGTGCCGGTTAACGGGGGGTATAAGTGCACGGATGGCTCGTACTTTAACTCCAGATGCCAATTCTACTGCTCCCCTGGGTACACCCTGCGCGGGGACAAGAGCGCCacctgcctgcacacacacacctggagcgCAGGACAGACCATGTGTgtag ATGAGGAGGCCCCGGTGATTAAGTGTCCCACGGTGAAGGACCGCACGGCTGAACCAGGAAAACTGTCCGTCAGAATCACCTGGGACTCCCCTGAGGGCAAGGACACCGCCGACGGCATCCTCACCga tgtggatTTGAAGGGGAAGCCTCCAGGTTCCTACTTCCCTGAGGGGAATCATAAGCTCTCATACACCGTGTTCGACCGCGCTGGCAACAAGGGCTCCTGTCGCTTCAACATCAGAGTCAGAg tgaaGCGCTGCACCCCTCTGGCCATCCCTGATAACGGCTGGATGCGGTGTGACAGTGCGGGCGATAACTACGGCGCCACCTGTGAGTTCCGCTGCCTGGGCGGCTACGAGCTGCAGGGCAGCGCTGCCCGCGTGTGCCAGTCCACTCAGGACTGGTCAGGACAGGAGACCGTGTGTGCAc CCATGAAGATCAACGTGGTGGTGAGGTCAGCCGCCGCGCTATTGGACCAGTTCTACGAGAAGCGCCGCCTCCTCATCATCTCTGCCCCCACCGCCGCCAATCACTACTACAGGTTCCAGATGACCAacctgcag catgcCCAGTGTGGACTGGACCTAAGGCACGTGACCGTGGTGGAGCTGGTGGGGATCTGGCCAGCTCAGATCGGCCGCATCCGACACCAACTCATTCCACCTCCTCTGGCTCTGCAgctcag gctcCTGATGAGGTTGTCTACTAACTCCTTCAACATGGTGCTGCTGGACAAGCAGGGAACTGACCGCCAGCGTTACACCTTCCCTGTGACGTCCGCCGAGATCTTCACCACCATCGACACCTTCACCCAACGCATAGAGGAGATGCAGCTACAGAAAGAGGCCGGCCACAGCtgctga
- the srpx gene encoding sushi repeat-containing protein SRPX isoform X3, with translation MDTWLCVCVLLGLQLSCCFGYEGTPWCAPVKVKHGQVSCQTPRGERHNNVLGTRCKIRCNRGYEMHGHHEILCHANKQWSGNYACREVRCMKLSVPVNGGYKCTDGSYFNSRCQFYCSPGYTLRGDKSATCLHTHTWSAGQTMCVDEEAPVIKCPTVKDRTAEPGKLSVRITWDSPEGKDTADGILTDVDLKGKPPGSYFPEGNHKLSYTVFDRAGNKGSCRFNIRVRVKRCTPLAIPDNGWMRCDSAGDNYGATCEFRCLGGYELQGSAARVCQSTQDWSGQETVCAPMKINVVVRSAAALLDQFYEKRRLLIISAPTAANHYYRFQMTNLQHAQCGLDLRHVTVVELVGIWPAQIGRIRHQLIPPPLALQLRLLMRLSTNSFNMVLLDKQGTDRQRYTFPVTSAEIFTTIDTFTQRIEEMQLQKEAGHSC, from the exons GAACTCCGTGGTGTGCCCCTGTGAAGGTGAAGCATGGCCAGGTGAGCTGCCAGACGCCGCGGGGCGAGCGCCACAACAACGTCCTGGGCACGCGCTGCAAGATCCGCTGTAACCGTGGCTACGAGATGCACGGCCACCACGAGATCCTGTGTCACGCCAACAAACAGTGGTCAGGCAACTACGCCTGCAGAG AGGTGCGCTGTATGAAGCTGTCGGTGCCGGTTAACGGGGGGTATAAGTGCACGGATGGCTCGTACTTTAACTCCAGATGCCAATTCTACTGCTCCCCTGGGTACACCCTGCGCGGGGACAAGAGCGCCacctgcctgcacacacacacctggagcgCAGGACAGACCATGTGTgtag ATGAGGAGGCCCCGGTGATTAAGTGTCCCACGGTGAAGGACCGCACGGCTGAACCAGGAAAACTGTCCGTCAGAATCACCTGGGACTCCCCTGAGGGCAAGGACACCGCCGACGGCATCCTCACCga tgtggatTTGAAGGGGAAGCCTCCAGGTTCCTACTTCCCTGAGGGGAATCATAAGCTCTCATACACCGTGTTCGACCGCGCTGGCAACAAGGGCTCCTGTCGCTTCAACATCAGAGTCAGAg tgaaGCGCTGCACCCCTCTGGCCATCCCTGATAACGGCTGGATGCGGTGTGACAGTGCGGGCGATAACTACGGCGCCACCTGTGAGTTCCGCTGCCTGGGCGGCTACGAGCTGCAGGGCAGCGCTGCCCGCGTGTGCCAGTCCACTCAGGACTGGTCAGGACAGGAGACCGTGTGTGCAc CCATGAAGATCAACGTGGTGGTGAGGTCAGCCGCCGCGCTATTGGACCAGTTCTACGAGAAGCGCCGCCTCCTCATCATCTCTGCCCCCACCGCCGCCAATCACTACTACAGGTTCCAGATGACCAacctgcag catgcCCAGTGTGGACTGGACCTAAGGCACGTGACCGTGGTGGAGCTGGTGGGGATCTGGCCAGCTCAGATCGGCCGCATCCGACACCAACTCATTCCACCTCCTCTGGCTCTGCAgctcag gctcCTGATGAGGTTGTCTACTAACTCCTTCAACATGGTGCTGCTGGACAAGCAGGGAACTGACCGCCAGCGTTACACCTTCCCTGTGACGTCCGCCGAGATCTTCACCACCATCGACACCTTCACCCAACGCATAGAGGAGATGCAGCTACAGAAAGAGGCCGGCCACAGCtgctga
- the srpx gene encoding sushi repeat-containing protein SRPX isoform X1, which produces MTETGTVVGRTQGRSECGNVSEYSRSMRPFRSPVSVHTGSGYYVDDEDSYARRYAGTPWCAPVKVKHGQVSCQTPRGERHNNVLGTRCKIRCNRGYEMHGHHEILCHANKQWSGNYACREVRCMKLSVPVNGGYKCTDGSYFNSRCQFYCSPGYTLRGDKSATCLHTHTWSAGQTMCVDEEAPVIKCPTVKDRTAEPGKLSVRITWDSPEGKDTADGILTDVDLKGKPPGSYFPEGNHKLSYTVFDRAGNKGSCRFNIRVRVKRCTPLAIPDNGWMRCDSAGDNYGATCEFRCLGGYELQGSAARVCQSTQDWSGQETVCAPMKINVVVRSAAALLDQFYEKRRLLIISAPTAANHYYRFQMTNLQHAQCGLDLRHVTVVELVGIWPAQIGRIRHQLIPPPLALQLRLLMRLSTNSFNMVLLDKQGTDRQRYTFPVTSAEIFTTIDTFTQRIEEMQLQKEAGHSC; this is translated from the exons ATGACAGAAACAGGAACAGTGGTGGGGCGGACCCAGGGAAGGTCGGAATGTGGGAATGTTTCAGAATATTCCAGAAGCATGCGGCCTTTCCGCTCTCCTGTCTCTGTCCACACAGGGTCCGGCTACTACGTCGATGACGAGGACTCGTACGCGCGGAGATATGCAG GAACTCCGTGGTGTGCCCCTGTGAAGGTGAAGCATGGCCAGGTGAGCTGCCAGACGCCGCGGGGCGAGCGCCACAACAACGTCCTGGGCACGCGCTGCAAGATCCGCTGTAACCGTGGCTACGAGATGCACGGCCACCACGAGATCCTGTGTCACGCCAACAAACAGTGGTCAGGCAACTACGCCTGCAGAG AGGTGCGCTGTATGAAGCTGTCGGTGCCGGTTAACGGGGGGTATAAGTGCACGGATGGCTCGTACTTTAACTCCAGATGCCAATTCTACTGCTCCCCTGGGTACACCCTGCGCGGGGACAAGAGCGCCacctgcctgcacacacacacctggagcgCAGGACAGACCATGTGTgtag ATGAGGAGGCCCCGGTGATTAAGTGTCCCACGGTGAAGGACCGCACGGCTGAACCAGGAAAACTGTCCGTCAGAATCACCTGGGACTCCCCTGAGGGCAAGGACACCGCCGACGGCATCCTCACCga tgtggatTTGAAGGGGAAGCCTCCAGGTTCCTACTTCCCTGAGGGGAATCATAAGCTCTCATACACCGTGTTCGACCGCGCTGGCAACAAGGGCTCCTGTCGCTTCAACATCAGAGTCAGAg tgaaGCGCTGCACCCCTCTGGCCATCCCTGATAACGGCTGGATGCGGTGTGACAGTGCGGGCGATAACTACGGCGCCACCTGTGAGTTCCGCTGCCTGGGCGGCTACGAGCTGCAGGGCAGCGCTGCCCGCGTGTGCCAGTCCACTCAGGACTGGTCAGGACAGGAGACCGTGTGTGCAc CCATGAAGATCAACGTGGTGGTGAGGTCAGCCGCCGCGCTATTGGACCAGTTCTACGAGAAGCGCCGCCTCCTCATCATCTCTGCCCCCACCGCCGCCAATCACTACTACAGGTTCCAGATGACCAacctgcag catgcCCAGTGTGGACTGGACCTAAGGCACGTGACCGTGGTGGAGCTGGTGGGGATCTGGCCAGCTCAGATCGGCCGCATCCGACACCAACTCATTCCACCTCCTCTGGCTCTGCAgctcag gctcCTGATGAGGTTGTCTACTAACTCCTTCAACATGGTGCTGCTGGACAAGCAGGGAACTGACCGCCAGCGTTACACCTTCCCTGTGACGTCCGCCGAGATCTTCACCACCATCGACACCTTCACCCAACGCATAGAGGAGATGCAGCTACAGAAAGAGGCCGGCCACAGCtgctga